The Brassica napus cultivar Da-Ae chromosome C7, Da-Ae, whole genome shotgun sequence genomic interval TGTCCATTTAgactaatttatattattttatgttctattagactaattttttccaaaatgacagtaatgcccttaaaattgtaatttttttaaaaagatatatattgagttcgacaagggggatcgatcgatcccactttacaagttatagtggatcgatcgatcccgatcattattcagaacaaaaaaaacgcgaaatatatattgatcgacctggtccatttcactcgatcggcgaaggtcgatttacacagatcgaccgatctgtaagaatagatcgatcgatcccgtgccgaggaaagaatcccaaatcgatttttttggttttgtatgattatatTCGGATTGATtctcacttgatttgaaccgaccaagcatgatttcaactctttaaactcgatttctCTGGGATGAAACCCATAATTTCCCATTCACGAATAAAGGGAGACAAaatcaaattctcacccaagTTCATTAACCCTAACTCACTCAATTTCACTCTGATTTGGACGATTATTTGGCCTAACCCATACGATTTCGTGAGCTTTTTACGAATCTATCACTCTTTAGTTCGTTCTGCAAAGGTATGAAACTCTATCTCCACTTCTTTTTAGAGTTTGAAAATAGAAAGGTAAAAGGTAAATTTTTTGAGTTAGTTATGATGTTTAGGCTTCAATCATGTGTTAAGGTGATGATTAGAGAAGATTTTGTACACAATCATggcttaaatcatatttttgggatagatttaggaattttaggttttgttttttaaaaaaaaaaaaaacaccataaaattgaaattaatacAGTGAGAATGCTAATTTTTTGACATTGATTATTGATAAAGTATTAAGAGACATTATTTAACTGAGCTGtgatatttgttattaatagatatatgttgtattgttttcaattttcagGTATGGAGTTGGAGTTGCCTAATCGTTTATACGGTGAGGGATTGGAACCTCAGGTTAAAAAGATTAATAACAGCTGCCGACTAAAACTTCTCGAGTTGCTGAAAGAAAAAATGGAGCCAGAATTCGATGAAGTTATGAAAGATCCCATTTTTCACAGATTATGGTTATCCAGAAGAATGATCTGAAGTTTTCGGCGAGGTTGGTACACTCTTTCTTGTGTAAGGAGTTGATGACAAGCAAGAGACATGAGAAGTGGTTCACTTTCGCTAGGAGACCTCTGCGTTTTGGATTGCAAGAGTATGATGATGTCACTGGTCTGAAAGTGAAGCGAGAGAATAACAGTGGGTTAGTGACATGGAAAGATGATGATGGTTTTTGGAGCAAGCAGATAAAGAcaaatggaaaaataaatttgcaGATCATTAAAAAGAAGCATTTGGAAGAGAGCAATACCTGGACTTGGGTTGATAGGGTGAGACTGATATATCTTTGCGTTATTATGGGTGTGGTGATGGGGAAGGATGAGAAGGTGAATATCCCGCATTTGTACATGAAGTTGGCGatggatttggagaagcttcGGAATTACCCATGGGGTCTGTATTCGTTTGATTTCCTTCTGAAGCaaattgataaaacaaagcATAAATTAGAGCAGAAAGAGGGGTATCTGATGGAAGGATTCTTGTTTGGTTTCCAAATTTGGATAATGGAAGTTGTTCCTGCTTTAGGAGAGATTTGTGGCACAAAAGTCAGTAAAAATTTTACAGGTCCACTGTGTGGTAATTGGAGAGGATGTGCAAAATGTTCTTATGAAGATATCATTGGCGTTGAGAACTTATTCCCAgaaaatgtatgtatatatttttcaaattaaaatatttattgtcttGTTCACTTTACTAATGATTTGATTGTTTGTAGGGGATTTTGCATTCATTCATGGAATCCCACATAGATGGAGTGGTCCTTTTGGCAACTGATTTTGTACAGAATgatgagaagaaagatgaaagaGTAGATCGCATTTGGATATGATCAATAGTGTTTGGGGAGTAAAAGAAGCTACGAACTCTGAATTTGAGGAATCTGGCGAAAAGAAAGGAGAGGATCAAACAGCTGATACTGAGAGAGGTGAAAATAGTCATGTTGCAGGGAATGTTGATGGCACAGCTGATGTTTCGAGAAGAAACAAGAGAAAGCATGCAGACCGAGGAGCAGAGTCAAGGAAGAAGAATGTTTTGTGCCACCTAGCTGCTTCATCAAAAGGGAATATTGACACAGATATGAAAAATTTCTTGGAGGATCTGGTACAAGCTTCTTTTACTACTTTTGGGGAGAATTTATGTCAGCAGTTCTCGGACAGGTTGGGTAAGATTGAGACTGAGGTTACACAACTCAGGACAGCTTCGGAGAGAACTGAGCAATTTGAGACAGTTGTAACCGACAGATTGGGGAAAATTGAGGCTGAGGTTACACAGCTCAGGACAACTTTAGTGGTGACTGAATTGGTGGGAAAGAGTGATCAAGCAAGCGGTCCTACCATGACCAAAATCAACAGTGGTCCTAGCACCAGCAAAAAAGGCACTGCTCCATCAAAGAAAAAGGTAACTACTAAAAGAAAGAGTTAAAAGTTGTTGAAAGCTTGGAACTAGGCGATGGAATGTAGGTCTTTGAAGCTAGGTTGTTGGAACTTGGAATGAGGCGGTAATATGTATTTGAAACTTGTCGTTTATGTAATGactatatttaatgtaatatgtaTTTGGAAGTTTGTATGTTTATTATGGATTTCGAACTTGTCGTTTATGTCTATTCTCTATTTTGAACTTGAAATTTGTATGTGTAATTTGTAATTGTACGTGTTTGTCAACAGGCTGTAAAAAACCAAGAGTTAAAGACTGCTGATTCTTGTGTCAATTTACCTCTAGCAAAAGTTACTCAATCATCAGCTAGTGATCTTCGTATGGGTACACAAGAGTTTTTGGAAAGTTGCATGCAGAACCTTCCATTAGACACATTTGTGAAAGGTTTGAATCGTTCTCAAGCTAAAGTCGAAGATTCATTGGATTGGTTGGAACTTCCAAAATCATTGAAGAAGCCAACAGATTCATTGGAACTTCTAAAATCATTGAAGAAGCCAGCGGTCCGATTAGATGACCGAGATATAGAGCTAGACGGCGAAGATTTCCCTGATCGCTGCTTGGTGTTTGTGCATCCTACAGATTTTAAGAAGATGCAGGACTGGCAAGATACACGAAcgtatgttttttcttttttatatatcattccGTTGATTTTCTTAATAATTGACATCT includes:
- the LOC111208000 gene encoding uncharacterized protein LOC111208000, which produces MVIQKNDLKFSARLVHSFLCKELMTSKRHEKWFTFARRPLRFGLQEYDDVTGLKVKRENNSGLVTWKDDDGFWSKQIKTNGKINLQIIKKKHLEESNTWTWVDRVRLIYLCVIMGVVMGKDEKVNIPHLYMKLAMDLEKLRNYPWGLYSFDFLLKQIDKTKHKLEQKEGYLMEGFLFGFQIWIMEVVPALGEICGTKVSKNFTGPLCGNWRGCAKCSYEDIIGVENLFPENGILHSFMESHIDGVVLLATDFVQNDEKKDERVDRIWI